A portion of the Canis lupus baileyi chromosome 6, mCanLup2.hap1, whole genome shotgun sequence genome contains these proteins:
- the CRTC2 gene encoding CREB-regulated transcription coactivator 2 isoform X2: MKLQAQKLRLAYTRSSHYGGSLPNVNQIGCGLAEFQSPLHSPLDSSRGTRHHGLVERVQRDPRRMVSPLRRHPRHVDSSPYSPAYLSPPPESSWRRTMPWGNFPAEKGQLFRLPSALNRTSSDSALHTSVMNPSPQDTYPGPAPPGILPSRRGGFLDGDLGSKVPAVEENLLDDEHLLKPWDAKKLSSSSRPRSCEVPGINIFPSPDQPPSVPVLPPAMNTGGSLPDLTNLHFPPPLPTPLDPEETAYPSLSGGNSTSNLTHTMTHLGISGGLGLGPGSGYEVPGLHSPLSHPSLQSSLSNPNLQASLSSPQPPLQGSHSHPSLPASSLARHALPTASLGHPSLSAPALSSSTSSSSTASPVPSAPPYPTSTPGASPRHRRVPLSPLSLPAGPADARRSQQQLPKQFSPTMSPTLSSITQGVPLDTSKLSTDQRLPPYPYSPPSLVLPSQAPTPKPLQQPGLSSQACSMQPSGGQPPGRPPHYGTLCPPGSSGHGQQSYLRPMSDFSLGNLEQFSMASPSTSLALDPPSFSEGPAFLGGEGPVSSLQDPHALNHQNLTHCSRHASGPNIILPGESSPGFSKEIAAALAGVPGFEVSAAGLGLGLGLEEELRMEPLGLEGLHMLSDPCALLPDPAVEDSFRSDRLQ, encoded by the exons ATGAAG TTACAGGCCCAAAAATTGCGATTGGCCTACACGAGGAGCTCCCATTACGGCGGCTCTCTGCCCAACGTGAACCAGATTGGCTGTGGCCTGGCCGAGTTCCAG AGCCCCCTCCACTCGCCTCTGGACTCCTCCCGGGGCACGCGGCACCACGGGCTGGTGGAACGGGTGCAGCGAGACCCCCGAAGGATGGTGTCCCCGCTCCGCCGCCACCCCCGTCAC GTCGACAGCTCTCCCTATAGTCCTGCCTACCTATCTCCTCCCCCGGAGTCCAGCTGGCGGAG GACGATGCCCTGGGGCAACTTCCCTGCAGAGAAGGGGCAGTTGTTTCGACTACCATCTGCACTGAACAG GACAAGTTCTGACTCTGCCCTTCACACCAGTGTGATGAACCCCAGCCCTCAGGACACATAtccaggccctgcccctcccgGCATCCTGCCCAGCCGCCGCGGAG GTTTTTTGGATGGTGACTTGGGCTCTAAAG TCCCTGCTGTTGAGGAGAACTTGCTAGATGACGAGCATCTGCTGAAGCCATGGGATGCTAAGAAG CTGTCATCCTCCTCCCGACCTCGGTCCTGTGAAGTCCCTGGAATTAA CATCTTTCCATCTCCCGACCAGCCTCCCAGCGTGCCTGTCCTCCCACCTGCCATGAACACAGGCGGCTCCCTACCTGACCTCACCAATCTGCACTTTCCCCCaccactgcccacccccctgGACCCTGAGGAGACAGCCTACCCCAGCCTGAGTGGAGGCAACAGTACCTCCAACTTGACTCACACCATGACCCACCTTGGCATCAGCGGGGGCCTGGGACTGGGCCCGGGCTCGGGCTATGAGGTGCCAG GACTTCACTCTCCTCTCAGCCATCCATCCTTGCAGTCCTCCCTGAGCAATCCCAACCTGCAGGCCTCCCtgagcagcccccagcccccgctcCAGGGCTCCCACAGCCACCCCTCCCTTCCCGCATCCTCCCTGGCCCGCCATGCACTGCCCACCGCCTCCCTGGGCCATCCCTCGCTCAGCGCCCCAGCCCTCTCCTCctccacatcctcctcctccactgcctCTCCTGTGCCGAGTGCCCCCCCTTACCCCACATCGACCCCTGGAGCCTCCCCCCGCCACCGCCGCGTGCCCCTCAGCCCCCTGAGTTTGCCCGCGGGCCCAGCTGACGCCAGAAGGTCCCAACAGCAGCTGCCCAAACAGTTTTCGCCAACAATGTCACCCACCTTGTCCTCCATCACTCAG GGCGTCCCCCTGGATACCAGCAAACTGTCCACTGACCAGCGGCTGCCTCCATACCCATACAGCCCCCCGAGTTTGGTTCTgcccagccaggcacccacccCAAAGCCTCTGCAGCAGCCAGGGCTGTCTTCTCAGGCCTGTTCCATGCAGCCCTCAGGTGGGCAGCCCCCGGGCCGGCCGCCACACTATGGTACACTGTGCCCGCCTGGCTCCAGTGGGCATGGGCAGCAGTCTTACCTCCGGCCGATGAGTGACTTCAGCCTGGGAAAC CTGGAGCAGTTCAGCATGGCGAGCCCATCAACCAGCCTGGCGCTGGATCCCCCCAGCTTTTCTGAAGGGCCTGCATTTTTAGGGGGTGAGGGACCAGTGAGTAGCCTCCAGGACCCTCATGCCCTCAATCACCAGAACTTGACCCACTGTTCCCGCCATGCCTCAGGGCCCAACATCATTCTTCCAG GAGAGTCCTCCCCAGGTTTCTCTAAGGAGATTGCGGCAGCCCTGGCTGGAGTGCCTGGCTTCGAGGTGTCAGCAGcggggctggggttggggctggggctggaggaggagctgcGCATGGAGCCACTAGGCCTGGAGGGGCTCCACATGCTCAGTGACCCTTGTGCCCTATTGCCTGACCCTGCGGTGGAGGACTCATTCCGTAGTGACCGGCTGCAATGA